AACAAGATGAGTGCACGAAACACATTGTCATTGCCATGATGTCTCGACAGGAGGGCAACGAGACGATAGATGGAAAGTGATATGCAGCCTAACCCTGCGATCATCGGAACTGCAAGGACCAATATTGCTAGGAAGGCCACAATGGTTATGAAATCCCTTGCACTTCCAAGTGCCAGCATGAGATAGTAAACGAAGTTTTGGCCAGTTGCTCGGCCAGTCAGGGGTCTTCGTCGCCCCCATTTCGTGTAGTGCTCGGCGCCCAATTCGAGGAATGCTTGTGGAACTTGGTTGAAAAATTCTGCCTCGGGGCTTACATTTATGCCCACGACCCTGTTGCTCAACAGAGGCAAACTAATTACTGGACCTTTTTGTAGTACAGGACTAGTCATCTACAGTCATAAGAAGAGGGCGAGGACTGAGGAGGTACCTGGCTGTTTGGATGAAGACGATAGCGGTGATGACCCAGAAATCAGCCTTGTGTAGATAAGTGGAGAAACCGCCGAGCAGGACGACGGTCGCCCAGACCAAGGCGAGGGCGCCGAGCCCCGTGGCAAGGATCTGCAGGAACATCTCGGATACCATGCAGATGTTAAGCGGCAGCTCCGGTACCTGGTGCAAGGGCGTGTCTCCGCTCGTTGGCCGTTCAAGGTCCAGCCCTCGAGCACCTTGCAGCTGGAGTGCATCCTTCAAGACGACCACGACTCCACGCACCAGTTGCACCACCACCCTCGAAGCCGCCCCTACCGCCA
Above is a window of Triticum dicoccoides isolate Atlit2015 ecotype Zavitan chromosome 5B, WEW_v2.0, whole genome shotgun sequence DNA encoding:
- the LOC119310463 gene encoding uncharacterized protein LOC119310463, translating into MAVGAASRVVVQLVRGVVVVLKDALQLQGARGLDLERPTSGDTPLHQVPELPLNICMVSEMFLQILATGLGALALVWATVVLLGGFSTYLHKADFWVITAIVFIQTARVVGINVSPEAEFFNQVPQAFLELGAEHYTKWGRRRPLTGRATGQNFVYYLMLALGSARDFITIVAFLAILVLAVPMIAGLGCISLSIYRLVALLSRHHGNDNVFRALILFYALVLLQGGLFILWLFLRLYRSYLANHVSFKYGLEDKRELIDKYMGKTLSTAIKNGVAGTINRNLASFAAEMMKSEYSQDRIDAVLAA